GCCAAGATCCATGATCTCGACGACGCGGTCCTGGAGAAGTGGAAGGTGATCGCCCGCGACACTGCCTGGAAGGACTATGCCGCCAAGACGCCCCTCTCCGCGAAGCTGCTGAAGCTCGCCGAAGAGGTGCAGGCATGAGCGCACACGGGTTCGAGCTTCCAAGCGCCGGCGCCTCTCCGGAGGCGCGGGCACTCAGCGCGGCGCAGGCGGCACACCCTCTCCTGGGTGTGCTGCAAGGAGCGCTCACCTTCGTCAACCGCATCATCCTGATCGGCGCATCCGTGGCGCTGATCGCGGCGAGCGTCATCCTCTCCTACAGCGTCGTCATCCGCCTGCTGTTCCACGCGCCCACCTACTGGCAGGACGAGGCCTCCGTCTTCCTGCTGGTGGGCGCCACCTTCATGACCGCCGCCTATGTGCAGGGCCGGCGCGGCCACGTGGCCATCGAGGCGCTCACCGCCTTGCTGCCGCCCGCTGTCAACAAGGCGCGGCTGCTGCTCGTGGATCTGGCGAGCTTCGCCTTCTGCGCGTTCTTCACCTGGAAGTCCTATGTGCTGTTGCACGAGGCGTGGGTGGAGGGGCACGTCTCCTCCTCCACCTGGGCGCCGCCCATGTGGATCCCCTACTCGGTCATGACGCTGGGCATGGGCCTGCTGTCGGTGCAGATCGCGCTGCAGTTCATCTGCGCGCTGGCGGGAGGACGCCGCTCATGAGCACGCTCGTCGTCGGCCTCATGTATGGCGGGGCGACCCTCGCCACCATGTTCATCGGCATGCCCATCGCCTTTGCCCTCGGCGCGGTGGCGGTGCTTTTCATGTTCGGCTTCATGCCCTCCGCCTCCCTCGATACGGTGACGCAAAATGTCTACGAGGAGATGGCCTCCATCACCCTCCTCTCCATTCCGCTGTTCATCCTGAAAGGCGCGGCCATCGGCAAGTCGCGCGCCGGACAGGACCTCTATTCGGCCCTGCACGCCTGGATGCACAAGGTGCCCGGCGGGCTCGGGATCGCCAATGTGTTTGCCTGCGCGCTGTTCGCGGCCATGGCCGGCTCCTCGCCCGCCACCTGCTCGGCCATCGGCTCGGCGGGCATTCCGGAGATGCGCAAGCGCGGCTATTCGGGCGCCTTCGCCGCCGGCATCATTGCGGCAGGCGGCACGCTCGGCATCCTGCTTCCGCCCTCCATCACCATGATCCTCTATGCGGTGGCGGCCGAGCAGTCGCTGGGGCGGCTGTTCCTCGCCGGCCTCGGCCCGGGCCTGCTGCTGGTGGTGCTGTTCGCCGGCTACGCCATGATCCGTTTCCGGCAGGAATATGCCGCCGCCAAGATCGCGTATGAGCGCACGGGCGCGCATTCGGAGATCCTCGCCGAGGACAAGCTCACCATGCGCGACCGCTTCGCGGCCCTGCCCCGCGTGCTGCCGTTCGTGATCCTGCTCACCGGCGTCATGGTCGCGCTCTATGGGGGCTATGCCACCCCCTCCGAGACGGCCGGCCTCGGCGGCATTCTGGCGCTCGGGCTGATCGCAGCCATCTATGGCGTGTGGAAGCCGGCGGACCTTGCGCCCATCCTCACCTCCACCATCCGCGAATCCACCATGCTGATGCTCATCATCGGCATGTCCCTGCTCTACTCCTATGTGATGAGCTATCTGCACATCAGCCAGGCGGCCGCGCAGGCCATCGTGGGATTGCAGCTCTCCAAATGGCTGCTGCTCGCCACCATCCTGCTGCTGGTGGTGGTGCTCGGCTTCTTCCTGCCGCCGGTCTCCATCATCCTCATGACGGCGCCCATCATTCTGCCGCCGCTGCGCGTGGCCGGGTTCGACCTCATCTGGTTCGGCGTGGTGATGACCATCGTGATGGAGATGGGGCTCATCCACCCACCGGTGGGGCTCAACATCTTCGTCATCAAGAACATCGCACCCGACATCCCGCTCAAGGATGTCATCTGGGGCACGGTGCCCTTCGTGCTCTTGATGCTGCTGGCCGTGGTGCTGCTGTGCCTGTTCCCGCAGATCGCCACCGGCCTGCCGGACATGGTGATGGGCAAGGGCCGCTGAGGCGGACAAAGGATCGGACAGCGGGGCGCTTCGGCGCCCCGTTCATGTCAGGAGGCCGGCGCGTCCGCCTGCGGGCGCTCGACGGGGATCACGTCCACGCCCACCGCGAGGATCTGATTGCCGGAGGACACCACCACGCCATCCACCGGCGACACGTCCGCATAGTCGCGCCCGATGGCGAGGATCACATGGTCCTCGCCGGCCGGAATGGCGTTGGTCGGGTCGAGGCCGATCCAGCCGATGCGCGCGCCACACCACACCTCGACCCAGGCATGAGTCGCATCCGCGCCCGCAAGGCGCGGCTGGCCCTCGGGCGGGATGGTGCGCAGATAGCCGGACACATAGCGCGCCGGAAGACCGACCCCGCGCAGGCCGGCGATCATTACATGGGCGAAGTCCTGGCACACGCCGCTGCGGGCGTCGAAAGCCTCCACGGGGAGCGTCGTCACCGTTGTGGTGCCTGGCTGATAGGCGAAATCGTCATGGATGCGGTGCATCAGCTCCAGCGCCGCGGCGAGCACCGGCCGCTCGTCCGGGAAGGATGTGGCCGCCCATTCGGTGATGGTGAGCTCAAGCGGAATGCTGCGGCTGGCATAAAGCCCATGCACGGGCGAGGCGGGCCCGAGGTCCTGGCTGGCCATGGCATCCAGCCGAATGCTGGCAACGGTGGGCGTCGTCTCCGCCTCGGGCAGCGGCGCCACGGATACCTCGATGCGGCTGCGGGTGGAGATGTCGAGCCGGTCGTGGGCTGCATCCACCACCATCCAGGCGATGCCATTGCCGAAGAAATCGCGCCCGCGCTCCAGTTCGCTGGGCTTCGGCGTCACGTCCAGAACATGGGCGATCACGTGCTGGTGCCCCTGCCGGTCCACCGGCGACATGCGCACCACCTGCTTGGTCGCGCGCACGACGCCCGCATAGCTGTAGCTGGTGGTCTGGCGGATGTCGTAGAGCATCAGAACCGCCTCCCGCGCGGCCTCGTGCCAAGCTGCTCCGCCCGGTGTCCCTCCGGTGCGCCGGACAGCGGTGGAAGGGATATCAGGTCGCCACGGGCCAGTACACGGCCTCTTCCGGACCCTGGATGAAGTAATGGGCGCCGATCTCGTCCGAGAGTTTCAGCATGTCGGCCTCCATGGCGTCGAAATGCTTCAGCTCGAAGGTCTCCGCCGTATGGGCGATGAGGTCAGAGAGGATGCGCCCCACGAGGCGCTCGGCGAGCGAGGGCGGCAGGTCGGGATCGCGGCCGGGCAGCACCCGCAGGTGATCGGCGATGCGCTGGATCTGGAACATCAGCGAGCGGGGATTGTCCGGGTCCAGCAGCACCAGATCGAGCACCGGCCCCCGCGCCTCCAGCATCACATAGCGCGTGCGATAGGTGATCTGGCTGTCGGCGAGTTGGAGCAGCACGTTCAGCGCGCCACGCGGCGCCGCCGGCTCGGCGAACGTGCGGGCGAAGCGCAGCAGGGCTATGGAACGCTCGATGCGCCGGCCGATCTCCAGGAAACGCCAGCCGGCGAGGCGGTTCATGTTCTCGCTGGCGAGGCCCGAGAAGGCGGCGATGATGCGCAGGGCCGCGTCCGCCCGCTCATAGGCGTCCGCCTCGGAGACATTGCCGGTCAGCGGCGCCTCGATGCAGGCTTCCAGATCGAGCAGTGCCCGCCAGCCGTCCGGCGAGAAGCGGTCGCGGATGACGGACGCCGAGGCGCGGGCGCTGCGCACCAGTTGCGGCAGCG
The Azorhizobium caulinodans ORS 571 genome window above contains:
- a CDS encoding TRAP transporter small permease, yielding MSAHGFELPSAGASPEARALSAAQAAHPLLGVLQGALTFVNRIILIGASVALIAASVILSYSVVIRLLFHAPTYWQDEASVFLLVGATFMTAAYVQGRRGHVAIEALTALLPPAVNKARLLLVDLASFAFCAFFTWKSYVLLHEAWVEGHVSSSTWAPPMWIPYSVMTLGMGLLSVQIALQFICALAGGRRS
- a CDS encoding TRAP transporter large permease: MSTLVVGLMYGGATLATMFIGMPIAFALGAVAVLFMFGFMPSASLDTVTQNVYEEMASITLLSIPLFILKGAAIGKSRAGQDLYSALHAWMHKVPGGLGIANVFACALFAAMAGSSPATCSAIGSAGIPEMRKRGYSGAFAAGIIAAGGTLGILLPPSITMILYAVAAEQSLGRLFLAGLGPGLLLVVLFAGYAMIRFRQEYAAAKIAYERTGAHSEILAEDKLTMRDRFAALPRVLPFVILLTGVMVALYGGYATPSETAGLGGILALGLIAAIYGVWKPADLAPILTSTIRESTMLMLIIGMSLLYSYVMSYLHISQAAAQAIVGLQLSKWLLLATILLLVVVLGFFLPPVSIILMTAPIILPPLRVAGFDLIWFGVVMTIVMEMGLIHPPVGLNIFVIKNIAPDIPLKDVIWGTVPFVLLMLLAVVLLCLFPQIATGLPDMVMGKGR
- a CDS encoding transglutaminase family protein — encoded protein: MLYDIRQTTSYSYAGVVRATKQVVRMSPVDRQGHQHVIAHVLDVTPKPSELERGRDFFGNGIAWMVVDAAHDRLDISTRSRIEVSVAPLPEAETTPTVASIRLDAMASQDLGPASPVHGLYASRSIPLELTITEWAATSFPDERPVLAAALELMHRIHDDFAYQPGTTTVTTLPVEAFDARSGVCQDFAHVMIAGLRGVGLPARYVSGYLRTIPPEGQPRLAGADATHAWVEVWCGARIGWIGLDPTNAIPAGEDHVILAIGRDYADVSPVDGVVVSSGNQILAVGVDVIPVERPQADAPAS